A genomic window from Vitis riparia cultivar Riparia Gloire de Montpellier isolate 1030 chromosome 18, EGFV_Vit.rip_1.0, whole genome shotgun sequence includes:
- the LOC117907860 gene encoding V-type proton ATPase subunit G 1-like yields MDSMKGQGGIQMLLTAEQEARRIISNAKNLKLTRLKQAKEEAEREVKLYHSNMEAAYQKKISETSGSSGSNVKRLDEETAMRIQSLKESASRVSSDVVAMLIKHVTAVEA; encoded by the exons atggattccatgaAAGGACAAGGAGGCATCCAGATGCTGCTGACTGCAGAGCAGGAGGCCCGACGGATTATTTCCAATGCTAAAAACT TAAAGTTGACGAGGTTGAAACAAGCTAAAGAAGAAGCTGAGAGGGAAGTGAAACTCTACCACTCCAATATGGAAGCTGCCTACCAGAAGAAAATTTCTGAG ACGAGTGGGAGCAGTGGGTCAAATGTAAAACGGCTTGATGAAGAAACTGCAATGAGGATTCAAAGCTTGAAAGAGTCTGCTTCTAGGGTTTCATCAGATGTTGTTGCCATGCTCATCAAGCATGTCACAGCGGTGGAAGCTTGA